In one window of Mytilus trossulus isolate FHL-02 chromosome 7, PNRI_Mtr1.1.1.hap1, whole genome shotgun sequence DNA:
- the LOC134726394 gene encoding putative nuclease HARBI1: protein MGVCDSNLKFLNIVAKWHGSTHDAFALRNSRLCEMFEVGDISDGWLLGDSGYPLRPWLFTPVINPTTRQDQRYNACHMRTRCAVERSLGVLKSRFRCIDTTTGTLFYSPVRCCDIIVAVVVLHNMCINNRIPLPPGNDNPRDQGNIGGQQYVGNQNDGAIIRTRLIKNRFNN, encoded by the coding sequence ATGGGAGTTTGTGACTCAAACttgaagtttttaaacattgtaGCAAAGTGGCATGGTAGTACACATGACGCATTTGCATTGCGCAATTCAAGGCTTTGTGAAATGTTTGAAGTCGGGGACATAAGCGATGGATGGCTTCTTGGTGACAGTGGATATCCACTTCGGCCATGGCTTTTCACACCAGTCATAAACCCAACAACTAGACAGGACCAACGTTACAACGCTTGTCATATGAGAACAAGATGTGCTGTTGAAAGAAGTTTGGGTGTGTTGAAATCTCGGTTCCGATGCATCGATACCACTACAGGAACATTGTTTTACAGCCCTGTCAGATGTTGTGACATTATTGTAGCTGTTGTTGTTTTACACAACATGTGTATTAACAATAGAATTCCGTTGCCTCCAGGAAACGATAACCCAAGAGATCAAGGAAACATTGGTGGGCAGCAATATGTTGGTAATCAAAACGACGGTGCAATTATTCGTACTAGATTGATAAAAAACAGAttcaacaattaa